gtcactatacgctttaaccagaaaacaattaaatagcgcagtgtgtatatatttttattattttactgaaatacgcccctatgcactttcaccagaaataactgcaacagtacagtgcgttcatatttttctttctttaatgaaatacgcccctatactttTTAAGCATGGaagtttttccaatagctgtccctagcaccttcacatgtctgtccctgcactctgaacgctggaaaatgtcagaatctaaaatggctgccgtatttatagtgctgtgacatcacagggctgactggctgctgatttgcttcatgcaggcatgtcaatcagggtgatcccaccttccgaGAGTTCCATGCCcgtatgtcctcagtcctcacacgtgtaggaaaattgcgattcgcTACCataaagcgcgaggaaatttgcatttgttgcgaatcaaatttttcctgaaattctaaacaaattccactttgtcagcttcgattcactcatctctaattatgacttAGGGTAAACAAGGTTAaacaatttctaaaaaaaaacactatgtaACAAAAATGTTCTACCTCCATGGGACATTTAGGAACAAAACCAAGACCtttaataaatgatggtccacaACCAGAAAGTTGAGACCTGAAATGTAATATGATAGTCCGACTTCGCTGAGACAAGTGAAACGCTCAGCCCAAAATGTTCACATGCAGTGGTTgtagttgggagggggggggggcaacactaCATTGGGTATCCCGGAAAaggttgaggtgtcaccacgtgttgctgctctctggaatggATGGTAAAGGGCGGGGCCCTCCattgggaaataagtccagagagtcaggatcTGCAATTTACTAATGTATTTCTTTACTAGAGGAACTTAAGggaaaaacaatacaggcaaggcattgagctggcttctccagcagaaaggttctctgctgaggaaaggcctgagttaTCTGTCCCGCTCTCAGAAAGCTGGTACCCTGGGAAAAGGCTGGTGGCACACGGTTTGTGGCTTAGTAGTCTGGCTGGCTCCCTGGTCAACAGGCTGGTAACATCCCAGCCCTCCTTAGTCATCTTCTGGTCACTAATGCAGTTTGGCAGAGTttcttctactaaacactggcCCCTATTTGCAGACAACTAGGGGTTATGACTGCTCTCCTGAtgtacagtttctagctgaactagaaccttctagtgggaggaatggtgtggagaagcacagcctaagcAAACATGATGTTACAATTTCTGTGTGTCATATACTCGTATAGAGCTTCAATACAAGTCTTTTGCGAATGaataagcagtttttccagacataaacaacagaGGTAAACCAGACATTTAGGTCTCTCAGTAGTTGActgttccttaaccctttccacagtgtaaTGCAGCTTTAGAGTAATAGTGCAAATTACAATAAACATGTAAATGCAGTTTATTAATATGAAACAGCATAAGTACACACAACATCATAAATCACAGTTCAAGGTAACCCTTTAAATTGCAATAATgtagggagttgatggctttTTATAGTAGCAATAATGGGAaatgtccatagtccaaagtCCCTTGCTTCAGGGCACTACACACATAACATAAAAGGGTGGGATAAACATGAGGAAATTGTGTAAAAAGTCTAAGGAATGCTCTCCTCCTCTAAGTAGCAGCCCCGATGTAGGAACCGTGGTGTGTAACTCACGAAGTTGCAATACCTGAAGCTTGAGATGTAGCATGGTGTCTCTGTGATTTTGAAGGAAGAGTGAACCATGGATCTACAGCTGATTGAAAGACTTCCATACCCTCTATGGGCGATTTAATTGTGTGAGAACAGGATTTCACTTGAAAGGTAAGAGCAGATGGGAATCCGTATTGGTCACGCACTTGAGCTTTTTTCAGACTTTGAGTGAAAGGCCTCCTCACACACAACCTCTGGAGTGGTGGACAGATGGAAGAAACCAGGAAAGTGCAGAGATTTCTTGTAACTTCCAGTATCGGATTACTTGCTTCAGAAAAGTGGATTATTAACATGACATTCTGCGGCATGTCAGAGTTTCTCATTCGAACcaacaccctctgcactttgtccATTCTAAACAGAGCAGAGTCAGCTTGAGGGAGTAATGCTCCAAATTGGGTCAACATAGTAAGAGAGAGGTCAGTGAAGGTTTCAGGTGAATACTTCTCTTGCAGGTTTCTTCTCTGGGACCTGTTTTCTGGGTCTTCCAGTTTAAATTCAAGAGTTTCAATCTATGCCATCTGCCATCTCATCTGCCAGGTCCTCCATGTCAGATATACTGGATCTGGTGTGTAAATTCTCCCACAGCTTAAGACATCTACATTCTAAATAAGAGGATGTGTAGGGAAAAAGTGGCTACATCTGCCTGGAAAACAATGGTGTGGTGCTCACTCCGTGCAACTCGCCCCGATGCCGCAAATGGAAATGGGTATTGTAAAGATAAATCAAAgtggagggcactcaattatcTAGGATTAGATGTTAGTGGTACATAGGATGAAATAAATGACAGATATAACGGCAGTATATTTAAAAATAGATAATTTATTATAATccttgaaaaatataaaatatgtttgAATGGATAAAAATGGGTTGAAGATACAAAAAGtgtatatagaaaaataaaattaaaataggaaaaaaaataaaaaattggaaacgtgaaaaagtatatatttaaaagaaataaaaaatatataaaaatatattccagaGAATAATAGGTTCAATGTCCAAAGTTGGTTCCGATATTAGCTTCAGAAGAGGGTGTTCCGAATGTCTGTAGAAGGTCTGTTATAGAGTCAAAAGTCTGTTCATGTggttgctgggacttgtagtgttgCCTGTAATGCTACTTTTGTTTCCTTGGAGCAGTACTTTTGGTGTTTAGCGAGGAATCCTCCTGCTTATGGTCAGGTGTTTGTAATGTGGTATGCACTGCCTGTGACTGCAATATATTTGCAGGGGCCGTGATTGTTGTACGGCGTGGCTGTGTCACAATGCGGATCCTCCTTTGAGCAGTGGCGATCAGTGTCTAGTTATGGTGATCACACCGGTGTAAATGTAACCATATATAAAAGAGTTTATCCTTACCCGTCTTGTTACGTTGTTGCCGAGGTCGCGGAATTCCGTAGTACAGGTAATGGatggcaataaatgacaaagccCTTTGTACTCACCGGAtccactcgtggcgtcccacgagggCGGGAGATGGGCTGTTGAAAAGAGCGGGCGGAAGTAGCGCTGTTCCAGCCCGTATGAAGATGGCAAAGTAATTCTATCTCTTTGGATCCAATGGGTCCAGGGATAGGTGTCCGGTCCTTCTTAAGGGGGTAGTGATCAGTGCGCTGCTGCAGGGgaaaccatacgcgtttcgaaaCAAGCTGTTTCTTCTTCAGTGGCCACAAGCTAATATCGGATCCAACTTTGGACATTGAACCTATCATTCTCtggaatatattttttctatattttttatttcttttaaatatatacttttttaatttaaattttatttattttttcctatttaaattttatttttctatatacaCCTTTTGTATCATCAACCCATTTGTATCCATTCctacatattttatatttttcaaggATTATAATAAATTATCTATTTTTAAATATCTGTCATTTATTTCATCCTATGTACCACTAACATCCAATCCTAGATAATTGAGTGACCTCCACTTTGATTTATATTCTAAATAAAGTTTCAGTGTTCATGAGCAGGTTGTCCCAATCTTGGGCCTGAGAAGGAGCTGGTGTCAGTGCTTGTTCTTAGAAGTGATCTATAGGTCcagtgaattttttttgggggggtggaaAAACAAAAGGAGTGCTAAAAGTTGGTATATTCAGCGGATGGTACAGAGCTCACATCTGTATGTACGCTCTCATAAGCTGTACACATGAGCCTATTaatatctatcctgaggataggtcatcaacatgagATCAGCAGCAACACTCCATGGGCCAagtttatcattactctgaccgctcactccactttcacatatggctaaagtcagttttagccaagtcagatttatgatcggccctttaagactgtaataaatgtggtttgacagtagcagtttatctgtcagtaagcagctttacaaaagtcgcacatctttacgaaaaagttgcatgttcttttaaaaagtcacataagATAAGAATGGTCCTCACTGAAGTGATTTTGcgctttttttgcaacttttttgcgactttttaaattgtcgcaatagtaaatctgtctagagattcatttacataagaaaacacgcccactttcataaaattggcgagcatagtgcagagccaataaaagtcgtgaatttttcactccattattctgacttgagctaatgataaatctggccccatgagttcttaggcctcttcctaagcCATGTACTGTCATGTTTTTCAGTCACATGGACTAGGCATAGTTCAGTCCGACTCAagtaaatagggctgagctgtgatactaagtagtgttgatcacgaatattcgaatttcaaatttttatcgcgaatataggtacttcgaaaatttgcaaatatttcaaatatagttatatatattcgtaatttcgaatattacatttttttttaatcagtacacacgatccctccctgcttctagcttgtgggccaattgagaaggctgcagtatatttgactttaggagtagtagtgttgtttgcaaatttttgtaatgcgaacttttattgcgaatatttcaacttacaactattagacaaagaagattatagcactatattagctaaattgctctatattcgttagtttttttttcgaatatttgctatattgctataactttgtattttataatattcgtaatattctaaaacaagaatatatagcgaatataatcgaaaaaaatacgaatatagagcaatttagctaatatagtgctataatcattttttttatagttgtaattttttttccaatctgaacttcagattaattttttaatattcgctatattgctatattttcttgttttagaatattacgaatattcgaaaaaacaaagttatagcaatatagcgaatatttggaaaaaaacaaaattctaaaaaaacaaatatagagcaatttagctaatatagtgctataatctttgtctaaaagttgtaagttgaaaaattcgcaataaaatttcgcattacgaaaattcgcatattacacaatcattaccttgcctatttttggagtaaaaaaatcgtagaatataacgaatattctaatttgtgaatattcaacgaatattctataaaatatttgcgaaatatcacaaattcgaatatgacccctgcagctcatcactaatactaagcacagctgctatcaaatgtatggagctgtgcttggtaatcttCAAGGAGGCCAATGAGTACcacagcttcctcaaacagctggggTTGCCAGGATCATATTAATGAGCTATCctaagtataggccatcaatactgtatgaaaatcccccaaaaaccttCTAAGAGCACTCTGCAGACAGCTTTATTACTGAGTTCAATATAGAGCCAGTATTCAATCAGCACCTCATAGTGGCTAAAGACATACAGAATTGCATCATTATGCTATGCAGAGTATATCAGAAAAACAGAGATCTAATCATTGAATGGATACATTATGAAAATAATTAGCACAGCATTTTAGCAAAATAGTGCTGGGGGTGGACATCTATTATGCCTTTGTTCCTGCTTTGTCTTTGCCCATTAAATATTCCTTGGAGTTCATATTGGGTTGGAATATTATGATGAAACATTTAGGAAGGAACATACAGAACACAAGAGCCCAACTGGAAGATAAGATTGCAAAGACCTCCATGGCTATAATGTATTGGCCCCTAGCACTAAGAGTGGCTGGGATGAAGGACACCCAGACACTGAGAAAAGCTAATATGCTAAAAGTGATAAATTTGGCTTCATTGAAGCTGTCAGGGAGTCTCCTGGTCAAAAAGGCTACAATAAGGCTTATTGATGACAACAAACCAAGATACCCCAACATGCACCAGAAGGCAGCTAAGGAGCCTTCATTACACTCAGCAATAATAACACCGGGTTGGGAATGTATGTTGTATTCTGGAAACGGAGGTGAGAAAGACAACCAAATAACACAAAGCAGCAGCTGCACAAGTGAGCAAAGAAAGATGATCACGTAGGACACCCAACGACTTGTCCACCTTCTGAGCTTACTATCAGGCTTCGTAGCCATAAAAGCAAAAACAACCAAGATGGTCTTGGCCAAAATGGTAGAGATACAAATAGCAAAGACCATACCAAATATCACCTGTCTCAGAAGACATTTCACAGCTTCGGGGTAACCAATAAAATTTATAGAGCACAGGAAGCAAAGAAATATAGAACATAGAAGAAGACAACTTAAAGAGTAGTTATTTGCCCTAATGATAGGGGTGCTTCTGAAATGAAAGAAAAGATACAagataaaaagtgtaataacagaaGATGatatggctgcagcagtcaaggCAGACCCCAATGGTCCTTCAGAAGAAAGGAACTCAATAGTCTTTGGGATGCACTTGTTTTTTTGAGAATTGGGCCACAAGTTCCATGGACATGTGTAACAATCATCTAAATCTGAGAAAAAGAGAGATAACAAGTTTATCAATTTATGGAATTTGTCATTTTAATGCATTACTTTGGAAAACTTTTAGCCTTACTTTGGAGAACCTAAATATATTGAATTACAAATAGTGCAGATGAACCCTTCCATCACACCCAAAATAATTACAGAATCCTACCTTCTAAACAACAATAGACCCTAGTTCATACTCTCTATAGAAAGACAGACCCAAAACCATAGAACTACTATATGAATACAAACCCAAGACCAGACTCCCTAAGGAAACAGGCCCCAGATCATTTTCCCTAAATACAGCCCATTTAGTAAATAAATACCCCAGAGAGGCCTAAATAGATGTAGACCCTATAGCCCCTAGATTAATTCAGACCTCATACCCTTGAATAAAAACCAAGACCcaaaaaacctaaaataaataaatatacaatataccctaaagaaaagaaaaacagaacCCAACCCAGACCAGTCTTCCCTTAATACCGAGTTCTCCCATAGATCAGAACCTGTTAATAATCACCAGATACCAGGCCATTAATATAACTTCAACACCAGGCCAGATCCTCTAAGGAAGTGCCtacctcagaccccccccccccccccacacacacacacataatacagacctcagattaAATGTCTATAATACAGACCACATACAAATCTCCCttttcaatatcagatcggcggtggtctaacacctgccccccccccccccccctggccatcagctgtatgaagggaaggcgcttCCTACTCCTACTCGCTTTTGCTACTGTATGTCCATGGCAAatacgtcatcaatattagaAGCCTGGAGAAACCCTTCAATACAGACCCTAGAGCTGACATACAAGTTATTGTCTCTGCCTGTTCCTGCAGTCCTCTGTACTGCTGGCCAGAAAATGTTTTGCTATTGCAGCCCCAAAGAGTAATGATATCTGCAGATAAGGTATGCTTTATAGAGAATGCAATGCCCAAGATTTTCTTCTGCTCTTTTAAATTATTGGTTCAGATTTTACTCACCGGTTTTATTAGAGATTTCCCCACTAGGACATGGGACACACTGGAAACAACAGACAGGCTCCCCTCGTCTCACAACTCTTCTGAAACCTGGAGGACAGCTCTCACTACAGACAGATATTGGAACCTAAAGAATGATCAAGATGGAACGGTTAAACATTTTATATTCAACTTATACTGTAAAAGTGATGCCCTTTTTAAAGGTTTTCCATAATATACCTGCCCAACGCCTGAAGGCCACACGACAGCACTAATGTTAATAGTGAAGATATTTCCATCAGTGGCTGCTGTATCGTAGCTTCCAACCTTTACTCTTTTCATGGTCCCATTACTTCCCAGCTGCCAGCTTACAATGTCGTATACTGCTGGGAGATCCCCATTCTCATCAAAGAAGACTTCTCTCCCATCGCTCagttttacatttacattttgtATGTAGTGTTTCAGCTAAAGAACAAAAAAAGTGTTggtatttaaaggtttcttatttaTAGGTAAGATACCAATAAAATGGCTACAATCTTTAGAGAGGAGGCAAATTGACACAGAATAACAGATGGTCTTCATGGTTGAAAATTGTAAGGTTATATATTCCCTGGAAGAATAACTATTAGATATATCTACAATTGAGATGGGTTTGAGTGGCATTCTTTATCATTAACTAAATTACTGCTCTCAATGCCATTCTGCTAAATCTAAAAAACAACAAGATAATATCTTGTAATGGAAAGTTAATGGCTTCTaggaaaaaaaaggttttattttagCCTTTTAAAAAGCAATGGTGTGGCTGAATCTTGGGAGTACACTTTGGAGCTTAAGATTAATACAATAGATCTCATAGAGCAGGAGAACGTTAAAAGAAGCACAGCCAagtttatttttcttcttttttatttttacctgccAAGGCTTGATGTGGTATATGTCTGCACAGCTCCCATTATGGAAGGGTCCTCTACCTTCCAAACAGGTTCTCATGTCATGAAGAGATTTTGCTATGACCTGAACAGAAGTGTAAATACTCAATGAACCTCTTAAACCAGACACATCAGTGTAGGCATTATGAACTTTACTGAGGTCTTCAAGTCCTGTACAGATCTTGCTTGCGTTAACCAGTGACTGTGGCTCATCCATCACATTTAAGAACTTGCATCCAAAAGTTTTTTCCCAAAATATTTTACTCAAGGTTGTATCTGAATTTTTGGATAAATTAGGCTTGATATTGTTTAAATATTGTTTAAATCCGGGAATGATTGAGCTATGGAAAGCAAACCCAATAGATCCTGGGAGCAACATGGAGTATTTTTCTGCTTCTAAAATTGTTGAGGTTGACCAGGCCTCACTGGCCACAAAAATCTTCCCAGTAACATTCTGGTTCATCATCTCATTTAACATTATGGCAACAAATATGTCCTTGGCGAAAACAAGCACAGCTTTTGCTGTTGATGCCTTAATGACTCTGATCACTTGAGGAATGTTTCTGTCAGCATTATTGGCCAGAATGAACTCGGTAAAGGCCACACAAGCTCCAGCTTTGAGTATCTCCTGTTTAACTAGTCGAGCACCTTCATATCCATAATCACTTCCTAAAGCAACCACCCCAACCCATTTCCATTCAAAGTGCAAAATCAGGTGGGCTAACCCCTTTGATTGAAAAGTATCACTGGGGACTGTTCGGAAGAAGGACGGAAACTGCATTCGGTCACTTAGCATAGAGCTAGTAGAAAAATGACTTatctgagaaaaaaacaaaactgataTTACATTGTCTTCACATGAACTAGTAAACTGAATCTACAAATTACACTATACGGTGGCCATATCTGTATGCTCCATATTCAGCAACTTACCTGTGGATATCTATATAGTCCCAATATGTGAGCCATCAGAATTGAAGATGTTGACATGGAATGACCAAGGACTGCGGCAAGAGGTAGGTTTTCGAGGCAGCAGTAGTTTGGTATAGGCATGCTCCATCCTGTTAACATCCACAAGGTTCCCTCAAGTTCCTTTCGTAGAGCAGCACAGGAATCGAAGGCAACAAAACCCAATGTGATGTTCGGGAGAATATCTGGACGTCCATTGATCTCTTCTAAAGCAAATTGCATTGCCTGCAACTGCTGGTACATTTCTAGTAGAAATCTGGATAGTAGGAAGCCAATAATTTGTAAATGTGGTAAATGTAGAACAAGTAATCAGATCTCACTCCACACCCCTCATACCACACCGGCCAAGATATGCCAGCAGTCAAGAAATGTTGGCTAGTCTCATTATACCTAATTTTCTGTTCTAATTAAACATATAAGCTTGGAACTTTCCTTTCAGTTAAGCACTTATATCCAATTGCAGACTATTAAAAATAGCAAAAAGTCTATAATTGTGGTTTCATTTTGAAGAGTCTTGCTAAGAAGATTCTGTCTTCAGTCTGTCTTTAGTCAAACAAGTTAGGTAGGCAGggtgatgggcagtgataggTAGGGCACATGTACAGGTAGGGACATGAGTCCAGTTGGAAGCATCTGTATTTTACACGCAGGCATCGTCAGCGTTCAGTAAAATGCATATTACAAGGTATGTTACTAAAGCggttaacaccaaaaacaactaAAATTAGTTTTGAGTCAAAATCAGTTGAATCAGCCATCAGATTAGATATGGTCCAAATAAATTTGGTCCAAATAAAAAATGCCCTGATTGTCCTAAAAAAAGTCATGTATTACACACTTAGCTCTCCTAGGACAGCATCCAACCACTTTCAAGAGCTTCAACACCAGAGCAGCATCAAAGTGACAGGTGACATAGGTAAACAAGcttgtttaataacacactgcactatCGGATTTGTTTTCtacttctctgtcttctgattaGTAAAATGGTAGCCACCATTTTTAATGATTCATGTGGGAATAATGTACAATTGAAGCACAGATCACCACACTGAAGCATTATCTGATCCCAGACATATCTTGGGAGGCTTATTGGAAAAAACAAGATTAAAGGCCACCACCAACAAGAAGGATAgagacaattttatttatttttttgcacttatatagtgctgctatattgtgcagtgctttacag
The Bufo gargarizans isolate SCDJY-AF-19 chromosome 2, ASM1485885v1, whole genome shotgun sequence genome window above contains:
- the LOC122925508 gene encoding extracellular calcium-sensing receptor-like; protein product: MYQQLQAMQFALEEINGRPDILPNITLGFVAFDSCAALRKELEGTLWMLTGWSMPIPNYCCLENLPLAAVLGHSMSTSSILMAHILGLYRYPQISHFSTSSMLSDRMQFPSFFRTVPSDTFQSKGLAHLILHFEWKWVGVVALGSDYGYEGARLVKQEILKAGACVAFTEFILANNADRNIPQVIRVIKASTAKAVLVFAKDIFVAIMLNEMMNQNVTGKIFVASEAWSTSTILEAEKYSMLLPGSIGFAFHSSIIPGFKQYLNNIKPNLSKNSDTTLSKIFWEKTFGCKFLNVMDEPQSLVNASKICTGLEDLSKVHNAYTDVSGLRGSLSIYTSVQVIAKSLHDMRTCLEGRGPFHNGSCADIYHIKPWQLKHYIQNVNVKLSDGREVFFDENGDLPAVYDIVSWQLGSNGTMKRVKVGSYDTAATDGNIFTINISAVVWPSGVGQVPISVCSESCPPGFRRVVRRGEPVCCFQCVPCPSGEISNKTDLDDCYTCPWNLWPNSQKNKCIPKTIEFLSSEGPLGSALTAAAISSSVITLFILYLFFHFRSTPIIRANNYSLSCLLLCSIFLCFLCSINFIGYPEAVKCLLRQVIFGMVFAICISTILAKTILVVFAFMATKPDSKLRRWTSRWVSYVIIFLCSLVQLLLCVIWLSFSPPFPEYNIHSQPGVIIAECNEGSLAAFWCMLGYLGLLSSISLIVAFLTRRLPDSFNEAKFITFSILAFLSVWVSFIPATLSARGQYIIAMEVFAILSSSWALVFCMFLPKCFIIIFQPNMNSKEYLMGKDKAGTKA